DNA sequence from the Urocitellus parryii isolate mUroPar1 chromosome 12, mUroPar1.hap1, whole genome shotgun sequence genome:
tttccgtatattgaaccagccttgcatcccagggatgaatcctacttgatcatgatgtataatttttttgatatgtatttgaatccgattcgccagaattttattgaggatttttgcgtcaaggttcattagagatattggtctgtagttttccttctttgatgtgtctttgtctggtttcggaatcagggtgatgttggcctcgtagaatgaatttggaagttctccctctttttctatttcctgaaatagcttgaaaagtattggtgttagttcctctttaaaggttttgtaaaactctgctgtatacccatccggtcctgggcttttcttagttggtagtcttttgatggtttcttctatttcctctattgttattggtctgtttaggttgtctatatcctcctggctcaatctgggcagatcataagactcaaggaatttatctatgccttcactatcttctattttattggagtataaggattcaaagtaatttctgattatcttctgtatttctgaagtgtctgttgtgatattgcctttttcatcccgtatgctagtaatttgggttctctctcttcttctcttcgttagcatggctaagggtctgtcaattttatttattttttcaaagaaccagcttttagttttgtcaattttttcaattgtttcttttgtttcaatttcattaatttcagctctgattttaattatttcttgccttctacttcttttgctgttgttttgctcttctttttctaggattttgagatgaagtatgagatcatttatttgttggttttttctttttttgaggaatgaactccaagcaatgaattttcctcttagaactgctttcaatgtgtcccatagattccgatatgttgtgtctgtgttttcatttaactctaggaattttttaatttcctccttgatgtcttctaaaacccattgatcactcagcaacctattgttcattctccaggtgatgcttgctttttcctttcttcttttatcattgattttcagtttcattccattatgatcagataagatgcatggtattatctctacccctttgtattgtctaagagttgccctgtgacatagtatatggtctatttttgagaaggttccatgtgctgctgagaaaaaagtgtagctacttgatgttgggtggtatagtctatatatgtcaattaagtctaggttgttaattgtgttattgagttctatagtttccttatttaacttttgtttggaagatctgtccagtggtgagagaggtgtgttgaagtctcccatgattattgtatgttggtctattagactcttgaacttgagaagagtttgcttgatgaatacagctgcaccattatttggggcatatatatttatgattgttatgtcttgttggtgtatggttcccttgagcagtatgaagtgtccttctatatcccttttgattagctttggcttgaaatctattttattagatatgagtatggacactcctgcttgtttccgcggtccatatgagtgatatgatttttcccaacctttcaccttcagtctatgtatatcttttcctatcaaatgcgtctcctgtagacagcatattgttgggtcttgttttttgatccattctactagcctgtgtctcttaattggtgagtttaagccattaacatttagggttattattgagatatggtttgttcttctatccatatttgtttattgatgttactaaacctgatttgttatcctttactgtcctacctcccattgttggttttcaatgttgttttccatttcctcttcctgtaatgttttgccaaggattttttgaagagatggttttctagctgcgaattcttttaacttttgtttattgtggaaggttttaatttcatcttctaacctgaagcttaatttcgccggatacacgattcttggttggagcccattgtctttcagtgtttgaaatatgttattccaggatcttctagctttcagagtctgtgttgagagatcagctgttatcctgattggtttacccctaaatgtaatctgctttctttctcttgcagcttttaaaattctctccttattctgtatgttggacatcttcattataatgtgtctaggtgtggatctcttatgattttgcacattcggcgtcctgtaggcttctaggatttgggattctgtctcaatcttcaattctgggaagttttctcgtattatttcactgaatagactgtttattcctttggaatggagctctgtgccttcctgtatcccaatgactcttaaatttggtcttttgatattgtcccataattcttggatgttctgctcatggtttcttagcagacttgctgagctgtctatgttcttttccagttgaaatactttgtcttcattgtctgatgttctctcttctaagtgatctactctgctggtagtattctcaattgagtttttaagttggtttattgtttcctgcatttctagaatttcaatttgtttgttttttattacctctatctccctgtgaaattgatcttttacttcctggatttgtttgtcaatgtgatctttcattgtctgattttgctgtctcatgtcttccttgagactccagatcatctgaagcatatatatcctgaactctttatctgatattccatctgttgcagctattacctcttctaaagttgagttgacctgcattgcttgtggtcctttctttccttgtcttttcatactgctcgcgtttctttctgcttggtgcaactgttgtgttttgaaatttaccccctatttatttatgttgctcttgtatacttgaaaagtctcccttgcaggtgcgggcggcggctgtgcccctactcctattggggtgacgtgtctaccacgctggcggctctctgggcctgttccgggagtggaaggcggctctgctctgtccctattccaattggggtgtcgtgactacaatgctggcaggacgctgggcctgttccgggcgtgggcggtgggcttggctggcgggattccacctaatggcagtccctaacctccctgcttgctaattaatggcttctctgaggcgccacgccttctgtagctgcggggcaggccgcgcgaatcagttggcctggatctccggggtcctgctgctggctgttttgatgttgcaagctgttggagagtggtggtgtattcttcagctttcccggatggtggccgctgactgcctggatggagtgtccgctgttttgatgttgcactctgaaggagagtggtggtgtatcctgctgcaggctgctgggatccctggcactctatcactttgattttttctgcttgcccctcccccagtgctggctagccaggtttccttttggctgctactgggaggaggggttggaggtcaggtgtctctggtttccccctagcctgtatggaggctcagcttgatactccctctcccggcaagcctaggagagattttatgcgaattcccgctgtctggggggtgagctgaatgacaccgacctgttttgatgtcgcactctgaaggagagtggcggtgtatccttcagctttcccggatggtggccgctgactgcctcggcggagtgtctgctgtgggggatgggactgtaccgcttccttccccttctgagaacccgtgctcggcccaagggtccgtgtgggcttggctggtgggattccacctaatggccttccctaacctccctgcttgccaattaatggcttcactgaggcgccacgccttctgtagccgcagggcaggccacgcgaatcagttggcctgggtctccggggccctgctgcaggctgctgggatccctggcactctatcactttgattttttctgcttgcccctcccccagcgctggctagccaggtttccttttggctgctactgggaggaggggttggaggtcaggtgtctctggtttccccctagcctgtatggaggctcagcttgatactccctctcctggcaagcctaggagagattttatgcgaattcccgctgtctggggggtgagctgaatgacaccgacctgttttgatgacgcactctgaaggagagtggcggtgtatccttcagctttcccggatggtggccgctgactgcctcggcggagtgtccgctgtgggggatgagggaaagttttaaaagaaaaacttttaaatgtgAAATGCTTCTGAAGCTATGTAATTTATTGGTTGGTTGTAGAGTTTATCTGCAGGAATCttttacaaaacagaaatgaaaaattataggaAGGCAAAGTATCCTAAGGAAAAATCCCAAATTGAAGATGCAACATACAAAAATGGTACAGCATAAATAGCATAAAATACTGGTGTGAAATTGCTTGAACACTCTGCCCCTCCCACCACCACTTGttaaagaaattcataaaaaGTATAGCAAAAAGTTTTGCATTTCAAATACTGTtactaaatattctattttttaacaaAGATAGAATATAATCTCAGAGAAATCTGCCTTGAATTTTGgaaggctattttttttcccttaaagcaACTGTAAATTGCTTTATATAATATCTACAAATACATTTAGCATTTTctgttacaaaatatttttattccctgAAATCatgccttttcctctttttaaaatatgaatattgagAAGATTATGCAGTTGGGTATTACAGAGTTATTAAATATTACAGTATAGGAACAAGttcaaatgtgtgtgtatgtgtgtatattagttactgagggtggaacccaggaccttgcacagtTTTTGCACCATCAAAAAATATAGTTTAAGATgactcataaataataaaatataacaacctTCCTTCATTTTGTTAGATTTACCCAATAAGGTTCAGTTCTCATTCAACACCTCCACTTATCAAAGGCAGTTTTTGGATTGTTTTGGTAATATGTGTATGATACTTCATTCCACATCTGTCATTTCTAGTCCATCACTTTCTTTAACATATACCACTGAACCCAAGGCTTTCTTTGAAAGAGATCCTGGGCCAATTCCTTCAATTCTTGAAAAGTTTTCTTGGTTTGTGTCTTCTAACATTATTTTCTTGGTGTTTTGAAATAATCGAGTCATTGGTTTCAACCTGCTTTTCTCAGTCCCTTGCATTAAGTAACTGTCCACTTTTGAATCCATTCGCATGGCAGATACCTGCGTAGCAGATTTACTAAATGAAAATCCCATTGGGACAGTTGAACAAATATCAAGGTTGTTTGAAGACACCTTTTTAAGTAGTTTCTTCAATctgattactgaaaaaaaaaaagatgtaggtAACAAGTGAATACAATAGGAATTTTGACAACTTCATAGCAATGTTGGTTTGGATGAAATGTCATGGTAATGctataaatataaagtaaaattgcCTTTTACCTTTcagtatttacattttctttgtggAAGTGTTTGTAGGTCCATAAAGTCCCttgaaagtctttttaaaaaggaatttgccTGACGTTATGTTTATCACCTTTCAGTAAATAACAGAACTTCTCTTAGTCTTGtcttgttatgggccaggctatatggacaATGACCAAATAGACTCAATTTTACCCTGAGATTCCACatcatataagaaatgcttctcccatgggaataCCCTGCCTCTGTACCTATCAACAGTTGCTTATTAATATAGTATAGCATGTCTgacaacacaaaatagcaattcttatacaatgaaagattctctttttgttttccatttttcttggacaatgtaccctgtcagagattgactattta
Encoded proteins:
- the C12H2orf15 gene encoding uncharacterized protein C2orf15 homolog, coding for MGFSFSKSATQVSAMRMDSKVDSYLMQGTEKSRLKPMTRLFQNTKKIMLEDTNQENFSRIEGIGPGSLSKKALGSVVYVKESDGLEMTDVE